The DNA region CGACATCGACCCGGCGCCCAGCCGCCTGGAACAACTGTTCGAACAATTCAGCACCTACGACGTCGACTTCGGTGACGTCCGTGGCCAAGAAACCGCCAAGCGTGCGATGACACTCGCTGCCGCCGGTCGGCACAACCTGCTGATGATCGGACCGCCGGGATCGGGCAAAACGATGCTGGCCAAGCGGATGCCGACGATCTTGCCGCAACTGTCGGCACCGGAGTCGATCGAGACGACTCGGATTTACAGTGCGCTGGGCCAATTGCCGGCCGGTCAGCCGTTGATGGCGCGGCGCCCGTTTCGCAGTCCTCACCACACGATCAGCGATGCGGGCTTGGTCGGTGGTGGCAGTCCGCCGGCGCCGGGTGAAATCAGCAAGGCTCACAACGGCATCTTGTTCTTGGACGAGCTTCCCGAGTTCAATCGCAAAACGCTGGAGGTGATGCGTCAACCGCTCGAAGACGGCGTCGTCACGATCAGCCGCGCGCTGCGATCGTCAACCTTCCCCGCCGACTTCATGTTGATCGCTGCCGCCAATCCCTGCCCATGCGGCTATCGAAGCGACCCGCGGCGTAGTTGTAATTGCACCCCGCCACAGATCGAAAAGTACACCGGCAAGATTTCGGGACCTCTGCTCGATCGGATCGATATTCACATCGAAGTACCCGCGGTCCCGTTCGAGGAGCTATCGACCGCAACCAGCAGCGGAACGACCAGCGAACAGATGCGCGCTGATGTCATTGCCGCACGAGGGCCTCAAGCCGAACGATTCAAAAGTGGCCCGGTTCGCTACAACGCGTTGATGACCAGTCGGCAAGTTCGCAAGTACTGTGAATTGAACAAATCCTGCCAAGCGATGCTGCGTCACAGCGTCGAAGAGATGGGACTGTCGGCCCGAGCCCACGACAAAATCCTGCGCATTGCACGAACGATCGCCGACGTCGCTGGCGACGACACGATCGAAGAAATGCACCTAGCCGAAGCCATCGGGTATCGAAGTCTCGACCGAGATATGTGGACTTAGAGTCCTCGCCAATCGACTTAAAGTCGCCGACATGGCTTCCCCACCCAAAAAAACTCGCTTGCGTGCATTCCGAGATACCTTGGTAGGTTGCAAGTGTTTCGGCTCGCTCAATCGAACGGGTTGTTGCTTTCAGCGACGAAGTTGCGTGATCAAAGGAATCTGGCTTGATCCAGGATTTTGCTCCATCTTTTGTGCATTGCATCTTTTTGATTGACTTGGTCGGGCGATCCATCCAGGCTGGCGAACGTAGCTAGTGGACTTTCAAGCGTTTTTTTCGCTGCTTCATTGGCTGATCGCCGCACGGGAAGTAGATCAAATGACAGCTGGAAAGATGGCGGCTATGGCCGTACTGGTGTTTACCCTTTACTCGCCGGCCCAAGCTGCCACGGTGAACGGATTTGCCAATGGTGGTTTCGAGAATGCGGGTGCGACGACACCTGCCGCATCTTGGCTGATCGCCGCCTCGGGGTACACGCGGTCGACGGACGCGCGGACCGGATCGTTTTCGGCGTCGCTGATGTCACCGGAATTGAATGCAGCGGTGATGTTGCAAAACTCGATCGATGACGGGCTGTTGCCACC from Rubripirellula tenax includes:
- a CDS encoding YifB family Mg chelatase-like AAA ATPase translates to MLARLKTFTLLGIEAMAVDVEVDISPAAMPKTILVGLPDAAVKESTHRVERAIVNSGFVRPQDRVVINLAPGDLPKQAASFDLPVALGVLAGSGQLASERLDQYAIIGELALEGHTRPVKGALSIAIEAAKNKQLRGIIVPAENANEAAVVEDLEVIPISTLAQAVAFLAGEIDIDPAPSRLEQLFEQFSTYDVDFGDVRGQETAKRAMTLAAAGRHNLLMIGPPGSGKTMLAKRMPTILPQLSAPESIETTRIYSALGQLPAGQPLMARRPFRSPHHTISDAGLVGGGSPPAPGEISKAHNGILFLDELPEFNRKTLEVMRQPLEDGVVTISRALRSSTFPADFMLIAAANPCPCGYRSDPRRSCNCTPPQIEKYTGKISGPLLDRIDIHIEVPAVPFEELSTATSSGTTSEQMRADVIAARGPQAERFKSGPVRYNALMTSRQVRKYCELNKSCQAMLRHSVEEMGLSARAHDKILRIARTIADVAGDDTIEEMHLAEAIGYRSLDRDMWT